From the Arcobacter arenosus genome, one window contains:
- a CDS encoding P-II family nitrogen regulator translates to MKKVEIIIESVYVNRLIDLLKSNDINGYTIIKDIQGAGGHGLKTADDVTDVFSNNYVFTVCEESKYLNIEDSISKFIKRYGGKCIVSDVMLLI, encoded by the coding sequence ATGAAGAAAGTTGAAATAATAATTGAATCTGTTTATGTTAACAGATTGATTGACTTATTAAAAAGTAATGATATCAATGGTTATACAATAATCAAAGATATTCAAGGTGCAGGAGGTCATGGACTTAAAACTGCAGATGATGTAACTGATGTATTTAGTAATAATTATGTTTTTACAGTATGTGAAGAATCAAAATATTTAAATATTGAAGATTCTATTAGTAAATTTATAAAAAGATATGGTGGAAAATGCATTGTAAGTGACGTTATGTTACTAATTTAA
- a CDS encoding sodium-dependent bicarbonate transport family permease, producing MNIDLILQNILNPPILFFFLGMLAVFLKSELTIPQPLPKLFSLYLLIAIGLHGGYELSKSGLDVYVFKSLILAIFMASIVPIYSYFILRTKLDTYNSVAIAATYGSISAVTFITGITYLQTIGIEYGGHMVAAMTLMESPAIVIGLVFAALFAKSSEEDKDEKTNWKEILKESFLNPSVFLLIGALIIGILTGEKGWHSMEPLFGTLFKGFLAFFLLDMGLVAARKIYELKKVGMFLIIFALLMPIINASVAITLGYYFSLSKGDAFLLALLSGSASYIAVPAAMRLSVPQANPGIYLPLSLAITFPFNISLGIPLYYYFINLIWG from the coding sequence ATGAATATTGATTTAATATTACAAAATATACTAAATCCACCAATTTTATTCTTTTTTTTAGGTATGCTTGCTGTCTTTTTAAAATCTGAATTAACTATTCCACAACCTCTACCAAAACTTTTTTCCCTTTATTTATTAATTGCAATTGGTTTACATGGAGGATATGAATTATCAAAAAGTGGCTTGGATGTTTATGTATTTAAATCTTTAATACTTGCAATATTTATGGCATCTATTGTACCAATATATAGTTATTTTATCTTAAGAACAAAATTAGATACTTATAACTCAGTTGCTATTGCTGCTACTTATGGTTCAATTAGTGCTGTTACATTTATTACAGGTATTACTTACTTACAAACAATTGGAATAGAATATGGTGGTCATATGGTTGCGGCTATGACATTAATGGAGTCACCAGCAATTGTTATTGGGCTTGTATTTGCAGCTTTATTTGCAAAAAGCTCAGAGGAAGATAAAGATGAAAAAACAAATTGGAAAGAGATTTTAAAAGAATCTTTTTTAAATCCATCAGTTTTCCTACTTATTGGGGCTTTAATCATTGGAATTTTAACAGGAGAAAAAGGTTGGCATTCAATGGAACCTTTATTTGGAACTTTGTTTAAAGGTTTTCTTGCATTTTTCCTATTAGATATGGGGCTTGTTGCTGCAAGAAAAATATACGAACTTAAAAAAGTTGGTATGTTTTTAATAATTTTTGCTTTATTGATGCCAATTATAAATGCAAGTGTTGCCATAACACTTGGATATTATTTTTCTTTATCAAAAGGTGATGCATTTTTACTAGCATTATTAAGTGGTAGTGCCTCTTATATTGCAGTTCCTGCTGCTATGAGATTATCAGTACCTCAAGCAAATCCAGGTATATATTTACCATTAAGTTTAGCTATAACTTTCCCATTTAATATATCTCTTGGTATTCCATTGTATTACTATTTTATAAACTTAATTTGGGGGTAA
- a CDS encoding ribonucleoside triphosphate reductase, translating to MIENILKRDGTYKPYEEYKIKDAIKKAFKSVHTTYDSIIYLNVIEQLNKKRVIAVEDIQDLIESELFKARYFEVLKSFMLYRHMHKLQREQVLGLNEDTTYINSTQTIEEYINGTDWRIKANSNTGYSHAGLINNSAGKVIANYWLDKIYSKEEGYAHRNADYHIHDLDCLSGYCAGWSLRVLLDEGFNGVRGRVESRAPNHFREALGQMANFLGILQSEWAGAQAFSSFDTYLAPYVFKDKLSFTEVKKNIRSFVYNLNVPARWGQSPFTNITIDWTVPRDLKDQIPTKNQEHLLKNLDDEELLKKAKEKGYESLTELTYKDFQKQMDMINKAYYEVMTEGDQTGQPFTFPIPTVNLTEDFDWYGENTDLLFENTAKIGSSYFQNFIGSQYTKDENGKLIPNDNAYKPGHVRSMCCRLQLDLRELLKRGGGLFGSAEMTGSIGVVTINMARLGYLYKGDKDSLFDRLEELMDLAKSTLEKKRVFVNDLYERGLFPYTKRYLPGFNNHFSTIGVNGINEMIINFTEKEFDISKEEGILFANEILDFMRDKMADYQEETGNLYNLEATPAEGTTYRFAKEDKKRYQDIYQAGYGKNIFYTNSSQLPVDYTDDVFQALDLQDDLQGKYTGGTVLHLYMKERISSIEACRKLVRNVISNYTLPYITITPVFSVCPKHGYINGEYEYCPICDQELLDEELKNEKLRA from the coding sequence ATGATAGAAAATATTTTAAAAAGAGATGGAACTTACAAGCCATATGAAGAGTATAAAATAAAAGATGCTATCAAAAAAGCATTTAAAAGTGTTCATACAACGTACGATTCAATAATTTATTTAAATGTAATAGAACAATTAAATAAAAAAAGAGTGATTGCAGTTGAAGATATTCAAGATTTAATTGAATCAGAACTTTTTAAAGCTAGATATTTTGAAGTATTAAAATCATTTATGCTTTATAGACATATGCACAAATTGCAAAGAGAACAAGTTTTAGGATTAAATGAAGATACAACATATATTAATTCGACACAGACAATTGAAGAGTATATTAATGGAACAGATTGGAGAATTAAAGCAAATTCAAATACAGGTTATTCTCATGCAGGACTTATAAATAATAGTGCGGGTAAGGTTATTGCAAATTATTGGTTAGATAAAATCTACTCAAAAGAGGAAGGTTATGCCCATAGAAATGCTGATTACCATATTCATGATTTAGATTGTTTAAGTGGGTATTGTGCTGGTTGGAGTTTAAGAGTTTTATTGGATGAAGGTTTCAATGGAGTTAGAGGTAGGGTTGAATCACGTGCACCAAACCATTTTAGAGAAGCTTTAGGTCAAATGGCTAATTTTTTAGGAATATTACAAAGTGAATGGGCTGGAGCTCAGGCATTTTCATCATTTGACACCTATTTAGCACCTTATGTATTTAAAGATAAATTATCTTTTACTGAAGTAAAAAAGAATATTAGAAGTTTTGTATATAATTTAAATGTCCCTGCAAGATGGGGACAAAGTCCTTTTACAAATATCACAATTGATTGGACAGTTCCAAGAGATTTAAAGGATCAAATCCCTACAAAAAATCAAGAACACTTATTAAAAAACTTAGATGATGAAGAGTTATTAAAAAAAGCAAAAGAAAAAGGTTATGAATCTTTAACAGAACTAACATATAAAGATTTCCAAAAACAAATGGATATGATTAATAAAGCATACTATGAAGTTATGACTGAGGGTGATCAAACAGGACAACCTTTTACTTTTCCAATTCCTACTGTAAACTTAACAGAGGATTTCGATTGGTATGGTGAAAACACTGATTTATTATTTGAAAATACTGCAAAAATTGGAAGCTCTTATTTCCAAAATTTTATTGGAAGTCAATATACAAAAGATGAAAATGGAAAATTAATACCAAATGATAATGCCTATAAACCTGGGCATGTTAGATCTATGTGTTGTAGGTTACAACTTGATTTAAGAGAACTTTTAAAAAGAGGTGGTGGTTTATTTGGTAGTGCAGAGATGACAGGAAGTATTGGAGTTGTTACAATCAATATGGCAAGACTTGGATATCTTTATAAAGGTGATAAAGATTCATTATTTGATAGACTTGAAGAGTTAATGGATTTAGCAAAATCAACTTTAGAGAAAAAAAGAGTTTTTGTAAACGATTTATATGAAAGGGGATTATTCCCTTATACAAAAAGATATTTACCTGGATTTAATAACCACTTTTCAACAATTGGTGTTAATGGTATCAATGAGATGATAATAAACTTTACTGAAAAAGAGTTTGATATTTCTAAAGAAGAGGGTATTTTATTTGCCAATGAAATTTTAGATTTCATGAGAGATAAAATGGCAGATTATCAAGAAGAAACTGGAAATTTATATAATCTTGAAGCAACACCAGCTGAGGGAACAACATATAGATTTGCAAAAGAGGATAAAAAGAGATATCAAGATATTTATCAAGCAGGATATGGTAAAAATATTTTTTATACAAATTCATCGCAACTTCCTGTTGATTATACAGATGATGTTTTCCAAGCCTTAGATTTACAAGATGATTTACAAGGTAAATATACTGGTGGAACAGTTCTTCACTTATATATGAAAGAGAGAATTAGTTCAATTGAAGCTTGTAGGAAATTAGTAAGAAATGTAATTTCAAATTATACTTTACCATATATCACTATTACCCCAGTTTTCTCTGTTTGTCCTAAACATGGATATATAAATGGTGAATATGAATATTGTCCAATTTGTGACCAAGAACTTTTAGATGAGGAGTTAAAAAATGAAAAGCTTAGAGCCTGA
- the nrdD gene encoding anaerobic ribonucleoside-triphosphate reductase — MKSLEPEKLKEKRTKCIVYTRVMGYHRPVESFNIGKKGEHSQRVKFIEKNNL; from the coding sequence ATGAAAAGCTTAGAGCCTGAAAAATTAAAAGAAAAAAGAACAAAATGTATTGTTTATACAAGAGTTATGGGATATCATAGACCAGTTGAAAGTTTCAATATTGGTAAAAAAGGTGAACATTCTCAAAGAGTAAAATTCATTGAAAAAAATAATTTATAA
- a CDS encoding anaerobic ribonucleoside-triphosphate reductase activating protein: protein MKKIIYNITPFTTVDYKDHLSCIVWFNSCNMRCKYCYNPDIVNSKSGLYTIEDLINFLMKRVGLLDGVVLSGGEASLHDLEYICKCISTLGFNIKLDTNGSNPNMLKTLLDQKLLDFVAIDFKSTKDKFYDITKSNYYNKFLESLHILENSGIEYEVRTTLHEDLLDEDDINEMQTVLVENGYDKNYYIQNFLETENLSNLKLSEKHFDKSKLISDLNIVWRN from the coding sequence TTGAAAAAAATAATTTATAATATAACACCGTTTACAACGGTAGATTATAAAGATCATTTATCTTGTATTGTATGGTTTAATTCCTGCAATATGAGATGTAAATATTGTTATAACCCTGATATTGTTAATTCAAAATCAGGGCTTTATACAATTGAAGATTTAATCAATTTTTTAATGAAAAGAGTAGGCTTATTAGATGGGGTTGTATTAAGTGGTGGAGAAGCTTCATTACATGATTTAGAATATATTTGTAAATGTATTTCTACTTTGGGTTTTAATATAAAACTTGATACTAATGGCTCAAATCCTAATATGCTAAAAACTCTTTTAGACCAAAAGTTATTAGACTTTGTTGCAATTGATTTTAAATCAACTAAAGATAAATTTTATGATATTACAAAGTCAAATTATTACAATAAATTTTTAGAGTCATTACATATTCTTGAAAATTCAGGAATCGAATATGAAGTAAGAACAACTTTACATGAAGATTTGTTAGATGAGGATGATATAAATGAAATGCAAACAGTTTTAGTCGAAAATGGTTACGACAAAAACTATTACATTCAAAATTTTTTAGAAACTGAAAACCTTTCAAATCTAAAATTATCAGAAAAACATTTTGATAAGAGTAAACTTATTTCTGATTTAAATATAGTTTGGAGAAACTAA
- a CDS encoding response regulator transcription factor encodes MNNDESVLKELKILFVEDEVNISKLLKDALSDYFYSFTVASDGIEGLEKFKNINPDIVITDIMMPNLDGLEMTKEIRTINEDIPIIVLSAFSDKEKLLKAIDIGITKYFIKPFDPEEVLEYLIFIANKLNKNRIICLNEDFSFDTNTNNLFENEKLVNITKREKKFISLLLSDRNNITSTESIKSSLWEEENVTDERLRTFVKRLRAKTDKELIKNISGQGYIINK; translated from the coding sequence ATGAACAATGATGAATCTGTACTAAAAGAGTTAAAAATACTATTTGTTGAAGATGAGGTAAATATCTCAAAACTTTTAAAGGATGCCTTATCGGATTATTTTTATTCTTTTACAGTTGCAAGTGATGGAATAGAGGGGCTTGAAAAATTTAAAAATATTAATCCGGATATTGTAATTACAGACATAATGATGCCTAACCTTGATGGATTAGAGATGACAAAAGAGATTAGAACAATAAATGAAGATATTCCTATTATTGTCCTTAGTGCTTTTTCTGATAAAGAGAAATTATTAAAAGCTATAGATATAGGTATTACTAAATATTTTATAAAGCCATTTGACCCTGAAGAGGTATTAGAGTATTTAATTTTTATAGCAAACAAATTAAATAAAAACAGAATTATATGTTTAAATGAAGATTTTTCTTTTGATACAAATACAAATAATCTTTTTGAGAATGAAAAACTAGTAAATATTACTAAAAGGGAAAAGAAATTTATATCTTTACTTCTTAGTGACAGAAATAATATCACTTCCACAGAGAGTATTAAATCATCACTTTGGGAAGAAGAAAATGTTACCGATGAAAGATTAAGAACATTTGTTAAAAGGCTTAGAGCTAAAACAGATAAAGAGCTAATAAAAAATATTTCAGGACAAGGTTATATTATAAATAAATAA
- a CDS encoding PAS domain-containing sensor histidine kinase: protein MGQTYQEAIENSNVVSKTDINGVITFVNDEFCRISGFSKEELLGANHNIVRHPEVPEEDFEKLWTTILDKKPYKTTVKNKCKDGSTVYLNTTITPILDENDEIREFIAIRYDVTKEVELKKALEKKDKELLTLNKTLEQRVKEQTAQLIELNQTLEHRVNEEIAKNKEKQKMLFWQSRMASLGQMLANIAHQWRQPLTELSLTMFNIKRTAKKCDLEKLDLYYKESLGIIENMSQTIDDFSNFFNPNKPKEKFFLTNAINDSLLITKKLVQKENLNIQTDFEDIEVFGVLNELSQVIINLIQNSSEAFKVNEIKDKKITIVIKREENYAVLQFEDNAGGASENLLDKIFEPYFTTKHQSNGTGLGLFMSKMIIEKSLDGTIRVENIDNGLKFTIKIPLGDNNEQ, encoded by the coding sequence ATGGGTCAAACATATCAAGAAGCCATAGAAAACTCAAATGTAGTTTCAAAAACAGATATTAATGGTGTAATAACTTTTGTCAATGATGAATTTTGTAGAATTTCTGGATTTTCAAAAGAGGAACTTCTTGGAGCTAATCATAATATTGTAAGACATCCAGAAGTTCCTGAAGAAGATTTTGAAAAACTATGGACTACAATCTTAGATAAAAAGCCATATAAAACAACAGTTAAAAACAAATGTAAAGATGGTTCAACTGTTTATTTAAATACAACAATTACACCAATTCTTGATGAAAATGATGAGATAAGAGAATTTATTGCTATTAGATATGATGTGACAAAAGAAGTTGAATTAAAAAAAGCTTTAGAGAAAAAAGATAAAGAACTATTAACTTTAAATAAAACACTAGAGCAAAGGGTTAAAGAGCAAACAGCACAACTGATTGAATTAAACCAAACCTTAGAACATAGAGTAAATGAAGAGATTGCCAAAAACAAAGAGAAACAAAAAATGCTTTTTTGGCAATCTAGAATGGCAAGTTTAGGTCAAATGCTTGCAAATATCGCCCATCAGTGGAGGCAACCATTAACAGAACTTAGTCTTACTATGTTTAATATTAAAAGAACTGCAAAAAAATGTGATTTAGAGAAACTAGATTTGTACTATAAAGAGTCTTTAGGAATTATTGAGAATATGTCACAAACAATTGATGATTTTTCTAACTTTTTTAATCCAAATAAGCCAAAAGAGAAATTTTTTCTAACAAATGCAATAAATGATTCCTTACTTATTACAAAGAAGCTTGTTCAAAAAGAGAATTTAAATATTCAAACTGATTTTGAAGATATTGAAGTATTTGGGGTATTAAATGAACTATCACAAGTAATAATAAACTTAATACAAAATTCAAGCGAAGCTTTTAAAGTAAATGAGATAAAAGATAAGAAAATAACTATCGTTATAAAAAGAGAGGAAAACTACGCAGTATTACAATTTGAAGATAATGCTGGTGGTGCTAGTGAAAATTTACTTGATAAAATATTTGAGCCTTATTTTACTACAAAGCATCAAAGTAATGGAACAGGACTTGGTTTATTTATGTCAAAAATGATTATTGAAAAGAGTTTAGATGGTACAATTAGAGTTGAGAATATAGATAATGGCTTGAAGTTTACAATTAAAATACCTTTAGGAGATAATAATGAACAATGA
- the hemB gene encoding porphobilinogen synthase, with translation MFKRFRRLRINETLRNLVQETTLTKNDFIYPLFVKEGENIKIEVSSMPGVFQMSIDEILKECEYIRTIGLNSIILFAIPDVKDSVGSECLCEESIISRTIKAIKGKFPDMFIVTDLCFCEYTDHGHCGILDPKTQTVDNDKTLEISAQQAIVHAKAGADMIAPSGMMDGIIECLRTALDENGFKDLPIMAYSTKFASAYYGPFRDVAESTPSFGDRRTYQMNPANRLEALEESLEDEKQGADILMVKPALAFMDVIRDIRNNSNLPICAYNVSGEYAMLKHAGAAGLIDYERVMLETLIGFKRAGADLIITYHAKEACELLNK, from the coding sequence ATGTTTAAAAGATTTAGAAGACTTAGAATTAATGAAACTCTAAGAAACTTAGTACAAGAAACTACATTAACAAAGAATGATTTTATATATCCATTATTTGTAAAAGAAGGTGAAAATATCAAAATAGAAGTATCATCTATGCCAGGTGTTTTTCAAATGAGTATTGATGAGATTTTAAAAGAGTGTGAATATATTAGAACAATTGGTTTAAACTCTATTATACTTTTTGCCATTCCCGATGTAAAAGACTCTGTTGGTAGTGAATGTTTATGTGAAGAGAGTATTATTAGTAGAACAATTAAAGCAATCAAAGGAAAATTTCCAGACATGTTTATTGTTACAGATTTATGTTTTTGTGAATATACAGACCATGGACATTGTGGTATTTTAGACCCAAAAACACAAACAGTTGATAATGATAAAACATTAGAAATTTCTGCTCAACAAGCTATTGTACATGCAAAAGCTGGAGCTGATATGATTGCTCCAAGTGGTATGATGGATGGAATTATTGAATGTTTAAGAACTGCATTAGATGAAAATGGTTTTAAAGATTTACCTATCATGGCTTATTCAACAAAATTTGCAAGTGCATATTATGGACCATTTAGGGATGTTGCAGAATCAACTCCATCATTTGGGGATAGAAGAACATATCAAATGAATCCAGCAAATAGACTTGAAGCATTAGAAGAATCACTTGAAGATGAAAAACAAGGGGCAGATATCTTAATGGTTAAACCAGCTTTAGCATTTATGGATGTTATTAGAGATATTAGAAACAATTCAAATCTTCCAATTTGTGCATATAACGTAAGTGGTGAGTATGCAATGTTAAAACATGCAGGGGCAGCTGGACTTATTGATTACGAAAGAGTGATGCTTGAAACTTTAATTGGATTTAAAAGAGCTGGTGCTGATTTAATTATCACTTACCATGCAAAAGAAGCTTGTGAATTATTAAATAAATAA
- the ribA gene encoding GTP cyclohydrolase II has protein sequence MNIEKSNIANLPTKHGNFRIRAYKENHQEHLAIMSENFEEIETPYVRVHSECLTGDALGSLKCDCQAQLNLALEFIAREGGLVIYHRQEGRNIGLLNKVNAYALQDQGRNTIEANLELGFKEDERDYSIVEEIFKDLKLTNIKLITNNPSKIEYIESINVGVEERIPAITELNKHNIHYVETKKKHMGHLF, from the coding sequence ATGAATATAGAGAAATCAAATATTGCTAATCTACCTACCAAACATGGAAATTTTAGAATAAGAGCATACAAAGAAAATCATCAAGAACATTTAGCAATTATGAGTGAAAATTTTGAAGAAATTGAAACACCTTATGTAAGAGTTCACTCTGAGTGTTTAACTGGCGATGCCTTAGGAAGTTTAAAATGTGATTGTCAAGCACAACTTAATCTTGCTCTTGAATTTATAGCACGTGAGGGTGGTTTAGTAATTTATCATAGACAAGAAGGAAGAAATATAGGCCTTCTTAATAAAGTAAACGCTTATGCATTACAAGATCAAGGTAGAAATACTATTGAAGCAAACCTTGAACTTGGATTTAAAGAAGATGAAAGAGATTATTCTATTGTTGAAGAGATTTTTAAAGATTTAAAATTAACAAATATTAAACTTATTACAAATAATCCATCAAAAATAGAATATATTGAATCAATAAATGTAGGTGTAGAAGAAAGAATCCCAGCAATTACTGAATTAAATAAGCACAATATACATTATGTAGAAACAAAGAAAAAACATATGGGACATCTTTTTTAA
- the rsmG gene encoding 16S rRNA (guanine(527)-N(7))-methyltransferase RsmG, whose protein sequence is MFTKEELIDFKLDSEFINRCETFTSLLKQWGKVHNLSGSLDDESIKENIIDSIYPLSFIDSFDSFADIGTGAGYPGLILAMANSDAKCYLIEPRLKRVAFLNFVKNTLKLKNVEVIAKRVEDVEGVNVDLITSRAVTNTKLLMDITETIKKENSSFLFYKGSLLNDELEEAKINNQKIVKRNDRNYLYIKG, encoded by the coding sequence ATGTTTACAAAAGAAGAATTGATTGACTTTAAACTTGATAGTGAGTTTATAAATAGGTGTGAAACTTTTACTTCCCTTTTAAAACAATGGGGAAAGGTGCATAATCTAAGTGGAAGTTTAGATGATGAAAGTATTAAAGAGAATATTATTGATTCTATTTATCCACTTTCATTTATTGATAGTTTTGATAGTTTTGCAGATATTGGAACAGGTGCAGGTTACCCTGGATTGATTTTAGCTATGGCTAATTCAGATGCTAAATGTTATTTAATAGAACCAAGATTAAAAAGAGTTGCTTTTTTAAATTTTGTGAAAAATACTTTAAAACTAAAAAATGTTGAAGTTATAGCAAAAAGAGTTGAAGACGTTGAAGGTGTGAATGTTGATTTAATAACATCAAGGGCTGTAACAAATACAAAACTTTTAATGGATATTACAGAAACTATAAAAAAAGAAAATAGTAGTTTTCTATTTTATAAAGGGTCTTTGTTAAATGATGAGTTAGAAGAAGCAAAAATCAATAATCAAAAAATAGTAAAAAGAAATGATAGAAACTATTTGTATATAAAAGGGTAA
- a CDS encoding PP0621 family protein: MILKILAVAVVLFLIYIVLFKKDREKSVKQEDEKIEDIMVECPTCSTFVSKKEAILSNGHFFCSKECLINKK, from the coding sequence ATGATATTAAAAATATTAGCTGTGGCTGTAGTTCTTTTTTTAATTTACATTGTTTTATTTAAAAAAGATAGAGAAAAAAGTGTTAAACAAGAGGATGAAAAAATAGAAGATATTATGGTTGAATGTCCTACATGCTCAACTTTTGTTTCTAAAAAAGAAGCAATATTAAGTAACGGTCATTTCTTTTGTTCAAAAGAATGTTTAATAAATAAAAAATAG
- a CDS encoding c-type cytochrome, which yields MDLIGQFPLFYFPDYGSAWMMGITGTIHILASHTSVGAAMLFAFLAYKAYKENRTDLYPYMKKYGMFLLIFSYVIGSITGPGIWYTATAASPRGISALIHNFVWVWATEWVFFVYEVIGVFVLVYFIDKIDRKTHLKLTYTFALASVGTLALIIGIISFMMWPGTTAYYATGSASDAFFGLNTFPHMFLRIGFMIMLSGVIGLVISSAMKKENEELSIELSKKMGYVSILGGFITLFFFMWYMGTLPDNAHAVFNVTKDGVIQNRIILTLVFMVYFLVAVFKPKIINPAISSTMIVVILLAGLWPGEKLRESMRKPYVAGQYIYSNQIISRDVEGKGIKSELPIIAQKGLLKVNPFIPDNLRTITAENKLQVGELLTKMSCSNCHSLELTGVYRPLKDRLKGVDKEGVKSILYAIGSGAIPYMPKLQLPDDEYDAIAEYIASLKY from the coding sequence ATGGATTTAATAGGACAATTTCCGTTGTTTTATTTTCCTGATTATGGAAGTGCATGGATGATGGGTATTACTGGAACCATCCATATTTTAGCATCACATACATCAGTTGGTGCTGCAATGTTATTTGCATTTTTAGCCTATAAAGCTTATAAAGAAAATCGTACTGATCTTTACCCATATATGAAAAAATATGGTATGTTTTTACTGATTTTTTCTTATGTTATTGGTTCAATTACAGGTCCAGGTATTTGGTATACTGCTACTGCTGCAAGTCCCCGTGGAATTAGTGCTTTAATACATAATTTTGTATGGGTTTGGGCTACAGAATGGGTCTTTTTCGTATATGAAGTAATTGGTGTTTTTGTATTAGTTTATTTTATAGATAAAATAGATAGAAAAACACATCTTAAATTAACTTATACTTTTGCTTTAGCTTCAGTTGGTACTTTAGCCTTAATTATTGGAATAATAAGTTTTATGATGTGGCCTGGTACTACAGCTTATTATGCAACCGGAAGTGCAAGTGATGCTTTCTTTGGACTAAACACTTTTCCTCATATGTTCCTTAGAATTGGATTTATGATTATGTTATCAGGTGTTATTGGTTTAGTTATCTCAAGTGCTATGAAAAAAGAGAATGAAGAATTATCAATTGAACTTAGTAAAAAAATGGGATATGTAAGTATTTTAGGTGGATTTATAACTCTATTCTTCTTTATGTGGTATATGGGAACTTTACCTGATAATGCCCATGCTGTATTTAATGTAACAAAAGATGGGGTTATTCAAAATAGAATTATTTTAACTCTTGTATTTATGGTTTATTTTTTAGTTGCAGTATTTAAACCTAAGATTATTAATCCTGCAATCTCTTCAACGATGATTGTGGTTATTTTACTAGCTGGACTTTGGCCTGGTGAGAAACTAAGAGAATCTATGAGAAAACCTTATGTAGCTGGACAATATATTTACTCAAATCAAATTATTAGTAGGGATGTAGAAGGTAAAGGGATTAAAAGTGAGCTTCCTATAATTGCTCAAAAAGGACTTTTAAAAGTAAACCCTTTTATACCAGATAATTTAAGAACAATTACAGCTGAAAATAAACTCCAAGTGGGAGAGCTATTAACTAAAATGTCATGTTCTAATTGTCACTCTTTAGAACTTACTGGCGTTTATAGACCGTTAAAAGATAGATTAAAAGGGGTTGATAAAGAGGGTGTTAAATCTATTCTTTATGCTATAGGTAGTGGAGCAATCCCTTATATGCCAAAACTACAATTACCAGATGATGAATATGATGCAATTGCTGAATATATTGCATCATTAAAATATTAA
- a CDS encoding response regulator transcription factor, whose translation MGTKILFLEDDILYQDTIKDFLEDDGFIVDTCSNGEEFLNKIFDDIYDLYIIDLNVPKINGFEIMKMLAEYNDSTMKMVLTSIKDSLKKSFEIGCDDYLNKNTDTDELLLRVKGLIKRAYNSHSDYIEIAQDIKYDLFNKEVYKNNKNIELDLKSHFILDYLIKRRGQFVSSFELETSSYPCNSKSKSNVIRYHIWNLRNRIGKDLIESKKSIGYRLKPLFK comes from the coding sequence ATGGGAACAAAAATACTTTTTTTAGAGGATGATATCCTTTATCAAGATACAATAAAAGATTTTTTAGAAGATGATGGTTTTATTGTTGATACTTGTTCAAATGGAGAAGAGTTTTTAAATAAAATTTTTGATGATATTTATGATTTATATATAATAGATTTAAATGTTCCAAAAATTAATGGTTTTGAAATAATGAAAATGCTCGCAGAATATAATGACTCAACAATGAAAATGGTTTTAACTTCTATAAAAGATAGTTTGAAAAAATCTTTCGAAATAGGATGTGACGATTATTTAAATAAAAATACTGACACAGATGAACTTCTTTTAAGGGTAAAAGGTTTAATAAAAAGAGCTTACAACTCACACAGTGATTATATAGAAATTGCACAAGATATTAAATATGATTTGTTTAATAAAGAGGTTTATAAAAATAATAAGAATATTGAGTTGGACTTAAAGTCACATTTTATTTTAGATTATTTAATTAAAAGAAGAGGGCAGTTTGTTTCAAGTTTTGAATTAGAAACAAGCAGTTATCCTTGTAATAGTAAATCTAAATCAAATGTAATTAGATATCATATTTGGAATCTTAGAAATAGGATTGGCAAAGATTTAATAGAATCCAAAAAAAGCATTGGATACAGATTAAAGCCACTTTTTAAGTGA